In Paralichthys olivaceus isolate ysfri-2021 chromosome 13, ASM2471397v2, whole genome shotgun sequence, the following are encoded in one genomic region:
- the mtdhb gene encoding protein LYRIC isoform X3 translates to MQMEQWQDAASRQVELLTHRLNELLSRGLQLLRSELGVDLGLKPELIPPWVILLAACTGLVLMVVLWASVCRGLFKKRPAHSPVDDGIEVTRGVSKPVKPEDPKKKKKKAEKAPQPNGRAVAEPQEEEEVIVSEETVPHHQPTTAEVKAEKVAEVKKSKKKAKQAARETKSVTADGKEPEEGTWETKVSNKERREQRKKDKSSSDGSASPGGGDTPVSNPPEQPKAPAAPISANQKKKKGESTKVKTEKMEAVVSKVNSREVAAEIAGVTDMAVNVPAHIVSQKSGPWTNSREPVSLWRTEIDDSWTVIDRGMPATELKLSFAGLGVGAAEPHAVSDLPWLSQPRVDEGWSGLNGGSADPSSDWNAPSEAWGNFEEPTPELAPAQEKTLPEPIKVDDEDEKDKGETASDGAAKTKKKKKKKKKAAEEGGATDQGEEPEKEATPAASVKKHPPLQENPAATQPVKAAAAAEARVERPVKGNVSPKPPVTQVPQKPTDGETTAKQNSLPAPAQQKKPEESQAPKPAKKKKARRET, encoded by the exons ATGCAAATGGAGCAGTGGCAGGACGCGGCCTCTCGGCAGGTCGAGCTGCTCACACACCGTCTGAATGAACTGCTGTCCAGGggcctgcagctgctgcgcTCCGAGCTCGGCGTGGATTTAGGCTTGAAGCCCGAGCTCATTCCGCCATGGGTGATCCTCTTAGCGGCGTGCACCGGGCTGGTGCTGATGGTCGTCCTGTGGGCCTCGGTCTGCCGGGGTCTCTTCAAGAAACGACCCGCTCACAGTCCTGTGGACGACGGCATTGAAGTGACGCGCGGCGTCAGTAAACCCGTGAAACCCGAGGACccgaagaaaaagaagaagaaagctgAAAAGGCAC CCCAGCCTAACGGGAGAGCGGTTGCTGAAccccaggaggaggaggaggtcatcGTGTCTGAGGAGACGGTGCCACATCACCAGCCCACGACAGCAGAAGTCAAGGCTGAGAAGGTTGCAGAG GTAAAGAAATCCAAGAAGAAGGCCAAACAGGCTGCGAGGGAGACTAAGTCAGTGACTGCAGATGGCAAAGAACCAGAAGAAG GCACATGGGAGACCAAAGTCAGCAACAAGGAGAGGCGTGAACAGCGCAAGAAGGACAAAAGTTCTAGTGATGGCTCAGCCAGTCCTGGAGGAGGGGACACGCCTGTCAGCAATCCTCCAGAGCAGCCCAAGGCCCCTGCAGCCCCAATTTCTGCaaaccagaagaagaaaaaag GAGAATCCACAAAAGTGAAGACGGAGAAGATGGAGGCTGTTGTATCTAAAG TGAACAGCAGAGAGGTGGCAGCAGAGATCGCTGGTGTGACGGACATGGCAGTCAATGTTCCTGCCCACATTGTGAGTCAGAAGTCAGGCCCCTGGACCAACAGTAGAGAACCAGTGTCACTTTGGAGAACAGAGATTGATG ACTCGTGGACTGTGATTGACAGAGGAATGCCTGCCACTGAGCTAAAATTGTCTTTCGCTGGACTGGGAGTTGGTGCTGCTG AGCCGCATGCTGTGAGCGACCTGCCCTGGCTCAGTCAGCCCAGAGTGGACGAAGGGTGGTCTGGCCTCA atggtGGTTCAGCCGACCCCAGCTCTGACTGGAATGCCCCCTCTGAAGCCTGGGGCAACTTCGAGGAGCCCACTCCTGAGCTGGCTCCTGCTCAGGAGAAGACCCTCCCTGAGCCTATCAAG GTTGATGACGAGGATGAAAAGGACAAGGGAGAGACTGCTTCTGATGGAGCAgctaaaactaaaaagaaaaagaagaagaagaagaaggctgcagaggagggaggagctaCTGACCAG GGCGAGGAGCCAGAGAAGGAGGCAACGCCTGCAGCCTCGGTGAAGAAGCATCCACCTCTTCAGGAGAATCCTGCTGCAACCCAGCCTGtcaaagcagctgctgctgctgag GCAAGAGTTGAGCGACCAGTGAAGGGCAACGTATCCCCAAAACCCCCCGTCACTCAAGTGCCACAGAAGCCCACTGATGGAGAGACCACTGCCAAGCAGAACAGCCTTCCTGCTCCAGCTCAACAGA AAAAACCTGAGGAGAGCCAAGCCCCTAAAccagcaaagaagaagaaggcaagaAGAGAGACATGA
- the LOC109632061 gene encoding lysosomal-associated transmembrane protein 4B — translation MLISPWDRWYSTSCCLCCHVRTGTIILGVWYMLINAVVLLILLTALSDPEQYHLTSAELANDLDVMDDANMCIASAISLLMILICGMATYGAYKLRAAWIVPFFCYQMFDFGLNTLVAVSIVVYPNTIQDYLQQLPDNFPYKEDIAALSNVCLVLIVLVFISCILGFKAYLIACVWNCYRYVNGWGSSEILLYVTTNDTTVLLPPYDDSASVPPKQAPPPYPTATA, via the exons ATGCTGATCTCCCCGTGGGACCGCTGGTACTCCACCAGCTGCTGCCTGTGCTGCCATGTCCGCACAGGAACCATCATCCTGGGAGTCTGGTACATG CTCATCAATGCTGTGGTGCTCCTCATCCTGCTCACAGCCCTCAGTGATCCTGAGCAGTACCACCTGACCAGCGCTGAGTTGGCTAATGACCTGGATGTCATGGACGATGCCA ACATGTGCATCGCCTCAGCCATCTCTCTGCTGATGATTCTTATATGTGGGATGGCAACATATGGTGCATACAAG CTGCGAGCCGCTTGGATCGTCCCATTTTTCTGCTACCAAATGTTTGATTTCGGTCTCAACACCCTGGTTGCCGTCAGCATTGTGGTGTATCCAAACACGATACAAGActacctgcagcagctg CCTGATAACTTCCCCTACAAAGAGGACATCGCTGCCCTCAGTAATGTCTGCCTGGTCCTCATTGTGCTGGTCTTCATCAGCTGCATTCTCGGCTTCAAG GCTTACCTCATAGCATGTGTGTGGAACTGCTACAGATATGTGAATGGCTGGGGTTCTTCTGAAATCCTGCTCTACGTTACAACCAACGACACCACG GTGCTGTTACCTCCGTATGATGACAGCGCCAGTGTCCCTCCCAAGCAGGCTCCTCCACCCTACCCCACTGCTACAGCTTGA
- the mtdhb gene encoding protein LYRIC isoform X2 encodes MQMEQWQDAASRQVELLTHRLNELLSRGLQLLRSELGVDLGLKPELIPPWVILLAACTGLVLMVVLWASVCRGLFKKRPAHSPVDDGIEVTRGVSKPVKPEDPKKKKKKAEKKAQPNGRAVAEPQEEEEVIVSEETVPHHQPTTAEVKAEKVAEVKKSKKKAKQAARETKSVTADGKEPEEGTWETKVSNKERREQRKKDKSSSDGSASPGGGDTPVSNPPEQPKAPAAPISANQKKKKGESTKVKTEKMEAVVSKVNSREVAAEIAGVTDMAVNVPAHIVSQKSGPWTNSREPVSLWRTEIDDSWTVIDRGMPATELKLSFAGLGVGAAEPHAVSDLPWLSQPRVDEGWSGLNGGSADPSSDWNAPSEAWGNFEEPTPELAPAQEKTLPEPIKVNLLVDDEDEKDKGETASDGAAKTKKKKKKKKKAAEEGGATDQGEEPEKEATPAASVKKHPPLQENPAATQPVKAAAAAEARVERPVKGNVSPKPPVTQVPQKPTDGETTAKQNSLPAPAQQKKPEESQAPKPAKKKKARRET; translated from the exons ATGCAAATGGAGCAGTGGCAGGACGCGGCCTCTCGGCAGGTCGAGCTGCTCACACACCGTCTGAATGAACTGCTGTCCAGGggcctgcagctgctgcgcTCCGAGCTCGGCGTGGATTTAGGCTTGAAGCCCGAGCTCATTCCGCCATGGGTGATCCTCTTAGCGGCGTGCACCGGGCTGGTGCTGATGGTCGTCCTGTGGGCCTCGGTCTGCCGGGGTCTCTTCAAGAAACGACCCGCTCACAGTCCTGTGGACGACGGCATTGAAGTGACGCGCGGCGTCAGTAAACCCGTGAAACCCGAGGACccgaagaaaaagaagaagaaagctgAAAAG aAAGCCCAGCCTAACGGGAGAGCGGTTGCTGAAccccaggaggaggaggaggtcatcGTGTCTGAGGAGACGGTGCCACATCACCAGCCCACGACAGCAGAAGTCAAGGCTGAGAAGGTTGCAGAG GTAAAGAAATCCAAGAAGAAGGCCAAACAGGCTGCGAGGGAGACTAAGTCAGTGACTGCAGATGGCAAAGAACCAGAAGAAG GCACATGGGAGACCAAAGTCAGCAACAAGGAGAGGCGTGAACAGCGCAAGAAGGACAAAAGTTCTAGTGATGGCTCAGCCAGTCCTGGAGGAGGGGACACGCCTGTCAGCAATCCTCCAGAGCAGCCCAAGGCCCCTGCAGCCCCAATTTCTGCaaaccagaagaagaaaaaag GAGAATCCACAAAAGTGAAGACGGAGAAGATGGAGGCTGTTGTATCTAAAG TGAACAGCAGAGAGGTGGCAGCAGAGATCGCTGGTGTGACGGACATGGCAGTCAATGTTCCTGCCCACATTGTGAGTCAGAAGTCAGGCCCCTGGACCAACAGTAGAGAACCAGTGTCACTTTGGAGAACAGAGATTGATG ACTCGTGGACTGTGATTGACAGAGGAATGCCTGCCACTGAGCTAAAATTGTCTTTCGCTGGACTGGGAGTTGGTGCTGCTG AGCCGCATGCTGTGAGCGACCTGCCCTGGCTCAGTCAGCCCAGAGTGGACGAAGGGTGGTCTGGCCTCA atggtGGTTCAGCCGACCCCAGCTCTGACTGGAATGCCCCCTCTGAAGCCTGGGGCAACTTCGAGGAGCCCACTCCTGAGCTGGCTCCTGCTCAGGAGAAGACCCTCCCTGAGCCTATCAAGGTTAATCTTCTG GTTGATGACGAGGATGAAAAGGACAAGGGAGAGACTGCTTCTGATGGAGCAgctaaaactaaaaagaaaaagaagaagaagaagaaggctgcagaggagggaggagctaCTGACCAG GGCGAGGAGCCAGAGAAGGAGGCAACGCCTGCAGCCTCGGTGAAGAAGCATCCACCTCTTCAGGAGAATCCTGCTGCAACCCAGCCTGtcaaagcagctgctgctgctgag GCAAGAGTTGAGCGACCAGTGAAGGGCAACGTATCCCCAAAACCCCCCGTCACTCAAGTGCCACAGAAGCCCACTGATGGAGAGACCACTGCCAAGCAGAACAGCCTTCCTGCTCCAGCTCAACAGA AAAAACCTGAGGAGAGCCAAGCCCCTAAAccagcaaagaagaagaaggcaagaAGAGAGACATGA
- the mtdhb gene encoding protein LYRIC isoform X1, giving the protein MQMEQWQDAASRQVELLTHRLNELLSRGLQLLRSELGVDLGLKPELIPPWVILLAACTGLVLMVVLWASVCRGLFKKRPAHSPVDDGIEVTRGVSKPVKPEDPKKKKKKAEKAPQPNGRAVAEPQEEEEVIVSEETVPHHQPTTAEVKAEKVAEVKKSKKKAKQAARETKSVTADGKEPEEGTWETKVSNKERREQRKKDKSSSDGSASPGGGDTPVSNPPEQPKAPAAPISANQKKKKGESTKVKTEKMEAVVSKVNSREVAAEIAGVTDMAVNVPAHIVSQKSGPWTNSREPVSLWRTEIDDSWTVIDRGMPATELKLSFAGLGVGAAEPHAVSDLPWLSQPRVDEGWSGLNGGSADPSSDWNAPSEAWGNFEEPTPELAPAQEKTLPEPIKVNLLVDDEDEKDKGETASDGAAKTKKKKKKKKKAAEEGGATDQGEEPEKEATPAASVKKHPPLQENPAATQPVKAAAAAEARVERPVKGNVSPKPPVTQVPQKPTDGETTAKQNSLPAPAQQKKPEESQAPKPAKKKKARRET; this is encoded by the exons ATGCAAATGGAGCAGTGGCAGGACGCGGCCTCTCGGCAGGTCGAGCTGCTCACACACCGTCTGAATGAACTGCTGTCCAGGggcctgcagctgctgcgcTCCGAGCTCGGCGTGGATTTAGGCTTGAAGCCCGAGCTCATTCCGCCATGGGTGATCCTCTTAGCGGCGTGCACCGGGCTGGTGCTGATGGTCGTCCTGTGGGCCTCGGTCTGCCGGGGTCTCTTCAAGAAACGACCCGCTCACAGTCCTGTGGACGACGGCATTGAAGTGACGCGCGGCGTCAGTAAACCCGTGAAACCCGAGGACccgaagaaaaagaagaagaaagctgAAAAGGCAC CCCAGCCTAACGGGAGAGCGGTTGCTGAAccccaggaggaggaggaggtcatcGTGTCTGAGGAGACGGTGCCACATCACCAGCCCACGACAGCAGAAGTCAAGGCTGAGAAGGTTGCAGAG GTAAAGAAATCCAAGAAGAAGGCCAAACAGGCTGCGAGGGAGACTAAGTCAGTGACTGCAGATGGCAAAGAACCAGAAGAAG GCACATGGGAGACCAAAGTCAGCAACAAGGAGAGGCGTGAACAGCGCAAGAAGGACAAAAGTTCTAGTGATGGCTCAGCCAGTCCTGGAGGAGGGGACACGCCTGTCAGCAATCCTCCAGAGCAGCCCAAGGCCCCTGCAGCCCCAATTTCTGCaaaccagaagaagaaaaaag GAGAATCCACAAAAGTGAAGACGGAGAAGATGGAGGCTGTTGTATCTAAAG TGAACAGCAGAGAGGTGGCAGCAGAGATCGCTGGTGTGACGGACATGGCAGTCAATGTTCCTGCCCACATTGTGAGTCAGAAGTCAGGCCCCTGGACCAACAGTAGAGAACCAGTGTCACTTTGGAGAACAGAGATTGATG ACTCGTGGACTGTGATTGACAGAGGAATGCCTGCCACTGAGCTAAAATTGTCTTTCGCTGGACTGGGAGTTGGTGCTGCTG AGCCGCATGCTGTGAGCGACCTGCCCTGGCTCAGTCAGCCCAGAGTGGACGAAGGGTGGTCTGGCCTCA atggtGGTTCAGCCGACCCCAGCTCTGACTGGAATGCCCCCTCTGAAGCCTGGGGCAACTTCGAGGAGCCCACTCCTGAGCTGGCTCCTGCTCAGGAGAAGACCCTCCCTGAGCCTATCAAGGTTAATCTTCTG GTTGATGACGAGGATGAAAAGGACAAGGGAGAGACTGCTTCTGATGGAGCAgctaaaactaaaaagaaaaagaagaagaagaagaaggctgcagaggagggaggagctaCTGACCAG GGCGAGGAGCCAGAGAAGGAGGCAACGCCTGCAGCCTCGGTGAAGAAGCATCCACCTCTTCAGGAGAATCCTGCTGCAACCCAGCCTGtcaaagcagctgctgctgctgag GCAAGAGTTGAGCGACCAGTGAAGGGCAACGTATCCCCAAAACCCCCCGTCACTCAAGTGCCACAGAAGCCCACTGATGGAGAGACCACTGCCAAGCAGAACAGCCTTCCTGCTCCAGCTCAACAGA AAAAACCTGAGGAGAGCCAAGCCCCTAAAccagcaaagaagaagaaggcaagaAGAGAGACATGA
- the mtdhb gene encoding protein LYRIC isoform X4 — protein sequence MQMEQWQDAASRQVELLTHRLNELLSRGLQLLRSELGVDLGLKPELIPPWVILLAACTGLVLMVVLWASVCRGLFKKRPAHSPVDDGIEVTRGVSKPVKPEDPKKKKKKAEKKAQPNGRAVAEPQEEEEVIVSEETVPHHQPTTAEVKAEKVAEVKKSKKKAKQAARETKSVTADGKEPEEGTWETKVSNKERREQRKKDKSSSDGSASPGGGDTPVSNPPEQPKAPAAPISANQKKKKGESTKVKTEKMEAVVSKVNSREVAAEIAGVTDMAVNVPAHIVSQKSGPWTNSREPVSLWRTEIDDSWTVIDRGMPATELKLSFAGLGVGAAEPHAVSDLPWLSQPRVDEGWSGLNGGSADPSSDWNAPSEAWGNFEEPTPELAPAQEKTLPEPIKVDDEDEKDKGETASDGAAKTKKKKKKKKKAAEEGGATDQGEEPEKEATPAASVKKHPPLQENPAATQPVKAAAAAEARVERPVKGNVSPKPPVTQVPQKPTDGETTAKQNSLPAPAQQKKPEESQAPKPAKKKKARRET from the exons ATGCAAATGGAGCAGTGGCAGGACGCGGCCTCTCGGCAGGTCGAGCTGCTCACACACCGTCTGAATGAACTGCTGTCCAGGggcctgcagctgctgcgcTCCGAGCTCGGCGTGGATTTAGGCTTGAAGCCCGAGCTCATTCCGCCATGGGTGATCCTCTTAGCGGCGTGCACCGGGCTGGTGCTGATGGTCGTCCTGTGGGCCTCGGTCTGCCGGGGTCTCTTCAAGAAACGACCCGCTCACAGTCCTGTGGACGACGGCATTGAAGTGACGCGCGGCGTCAGTAAACCCGTGAAACCCGAGGACccgaagaaaaagaagaagaaagctgAAAAG aAAGCCCAGCCTAACGGGAGAGCGGTTGCTGAAccccaggaggaggaggaggtcatcGTGTCTGAGGAGACGGTGCCACATCACCAGCCCACGACAGCAGAAGTCAAGGCTGAGAAGGTTGCAGAG GTAAAGAAATCCAAGAAGAAGGCCAAACAGGCTGCGAGGGAGACTAAGTCAGTGACTGCAGATGGCAAAGAACCAGAAGAAG GCACATGGGAGACCAAAGTCAGCAACAAGGAGAGGCGTGAACAGCGCAAGAAGGACAAAAGTTCTAGTGATGGCTCAGCCAGTCCTGGAGGAGGGGACACGCCTGTCAGCAATCCTCCAGAGCAGCCCAAGGCCCCTGCAGCCCCAATTTCTGCaaaccagaagaagaaaaaag GAGAATCCACAAAAGTGAAGACGGAGAAGATGGAGGCTGTTGTATCTAAAG TGAACAGCAGAGAGGTGGCAGCAGAGATCGCTGGTGTGACGGACATGGCAGTCAATGTTCCTGCCCACATTGTGAGTCAGAAGTCAGGCCCCTGGACCAACAGTAGAGAACCAGTGTCACTTTGGAGAACAGAGATTGATG ACTCGTGGACTGTGATTGACAGAGGAATGCCTGCCACTGAGCTAAAATTGTCTTTCGCTGGACTGGGAGTTGGTGCTGCTG AGCCGCATGCTGTGAGCGACCTGCCCTGGCTCAGTCAGCCCAGAGTGGACGAAGGGTGGTCTGGCCTCA atggtGGTTCAGCCGACCCCAGCTCTGACTGGAATGCCCCCTCTGAAGCCTGGGGCAACTTCGAGGAGCCCACTCCTGAGCTGGCTCCTGCTCAGGAGAAGACCCTCCCTGAGCCTATCAAG GTTGATGACGAGGATGAAAAGGACAAGGGAGAGACTGCTTCTGATGGAGCAgctaaaactaaaaagaaaaagaagaagaagaagaaggctgcagaggagggaggagctaCTGACCAG GGCGAGGAGCCAGAGAAGGAGGCAACGCCTGCAGCCTCGGTGAAGAAGCATCCACCTCTTCAGGAGAATCCTGCTGCAACCCAGCCTGtcaaagcagctgctgctgctgag GCAAGAGTTGAGCGACCAGTGAAGGGCAACGTATCCCCAAAACCCCCCGTCACTCAAGTGCCACAGAAGCCCACTGATGGAGAGACCACTGCCAAGCAGAACAGCCTTCCTGCTCCAGCTCAACAGA AAAAACCTGAGGAGAGCCAAGCCCCTAAAccagcaaagaagaagaaggcaagaAGAGAGACATGA